A window of the Pongo abelii isolate AG06213 chromosome 10, NHGRI_mPonAbe1-v2.0_pri, whole genome shotgun sequence genome harbors these coding sequences:
- the LOC100451260 gene encoding small ribosomal subunit protein eS6-like codes for MKLNISFPVTGCQKLIEVDNERKLHTFYEKLIATEVAADTLGEEWKGYVVRIGGGKNKQGFPMKQGVLTHGCVCLLLSKGHSCYTPRRTGERKRKSVCGCIVDANLSVLNLVIVKKKKKVKKDIPGLTDTMVPRRLGPKRAGRICKLSNLSEEDDVRQYVVRKPSNKEGKKPRTKAPKIQHLVTSHFLQHKGQHIALKKPRTKRNKEEAAEYAKLLGKGMKEATEKHQEQIAKRHRFFSLRASTSKSESSQK; via the coding sequence atgaagCTGAACATCTCTTTCCCAGTCACTGGCTGCCAGAAACTCATTGAAGTGGACAATGAACGCAAACTTCATACTTTTTATGAGAAGCTTATTGCCACGGAAGTTGCTGCTGACACTCTGGGTGAAGAATGGAAAGGTTATGTGGTCCGAATCGGTGGTGGGAAAAACAAACAAGGTTTCCCCATGAAGCAGGGTGTCTTGACCCATGGCTGTGTCTGCCTGCTACTGAGTAAGGGGCATTCCTGTTACACACCAAGGAGaactggagaaagaaagagaaaatcagttTGTGGTTGCATAGTGGATGCCAATCTGAGCGTTCTCAACTtggttattgttaaaaaaaaaaaaaaagtaaagaaggaTATTCCTGGACTAACTGATACTATGGTGCCTCGTCGCCTGGGGCCCAAAAGAGCTGGCAGAATCTGCAAACTTTCCAATCTCTCTGAAGAAGATGATGTCCGCCAGTATGTTGTAAGAAAGCCCTCAAACAAAGAAGGTAAGAAACCTAGGACCAAAGCACCCAAGATTCAGCATCTTGTTACTTCACATTTCCTGCAACATAAAGGGCAGCATATTGCTCTGAAGAAGCCGCGTACTAAGAGAAATAAGGAAGAGGCTGCAGAATATGCTAAACTTTTGGGCAAGGGAATGAAGGAGGCTACAGAGAAGCACCAGGAACAAATTGCGAAGAGACACAGATTTTTCTCTCTACGAGCTTCTACTTCTAAGTCTGAATCCAGTCAGAAATAA